CATGACAAATTCGGCAAGGCTTTTGAAGAGGCATATGTTGCCTATGAGAAAAAAGCAGATGCTGGTGAATTAAAACCATTCCGTCGTATTCCTGCGCAACAATTGTGGCGCAAGATGTTGGGTATGTTGTTTGAAACTGGTCATCCATGGATCACATTTAAAGATCCTTGCAATATTCGTAGCCCACAACAACATATCGGCGTAGTTCACTCTTCCAACCTCTGTACTGAAATTACTCTGAACACAAACGAGAGTGAAATCGCAGTATGTAACTTGGGTTCCGTGAACTTGACGGCGCATATGACTACCGATGCGTCCGGCAAGATGATTTTGGATCATGAGAAGCTCCAGAAAACAATTCGCACTGCCATGCGCATGTTGGACAACGTGATTGATATCAACTACTACGCTGTTGCTAAAGCGCGCAACTCTAACTTGAAGCATCGTCCAGTCGGTATGGGCATCATGGGCTTCCAAGATTGCTTGCATATGCAACGCATTCCTTACGCTAGTGATGAAGCAGTGAAGTTTGCGGATTCATCCATGGAAGCAGTGTGCTACTACGCTTACCAAGCATCTAATGAATTGGCTGAAGAGCGTGGCGTTTACAGCACATACAAAGGTTCATTATGGGATCGCGGCATTCTTCCACAAGACTCAGTGGCCTTGTTGGCAGCAGAGCGTGGCGGTTATCTTGAGGTAGATAGCTCATCCACCATGAATTGGGATGGCTTACGTGCTCGCATTAAGCAGCACGGTATGCGTAATTCGAACTGTGTGGCGATTGCGCCAACAGCAACGATTTCCAATATCATTGGCGTTTCAGCTTGTATCGAACCTACATTCCAGAACTTGTTTGTGAAATCCAACCTCTCAGGCGAATTCACTGTAGTAAATGAGTACTTGGTCCGTGATTTGAAAGACCGTGGCCTCTGGGATGAAGTCATGATTGCGGACTTGAAGTACTTTGACGGTACTTTGTCCAAAATTGATCGTGTTCCACAAGATTTGCGCAATTTGTACGCTACTGCATTTGAAGTTGAGCCAAGCTGGTTGGTAGAGGCCGCTTCACGTCGTCAGAAGTGGATTGATCAAGCGCAGTCACTCAATATTTACATGGGCGGTGCATCTGGCAAGAAATTGGATGACACTTACAAGTTAGCTTGGTTACGCGGATTGAAGACCACGTATTACCTCCGCACAATGGCTGCAACGCATGTTGAGAAATCAACCGTGACTAGTGGTCAGTTGAATTCAGTATCTAGTGGTGGCGGTGTCAATGGAACGGATGCTGCAGCTGCACAAGAAGCGGATGGTCCAGTTTGCACAATGCGCCCAGGTGATGCTGGCTTTGAAGAATGTGAAGCATGTCAGTAAGCCATTGGCTAACTGATCTAGAAAAATAAGAATTAGGAGAGAATCATGTTGAATTGGGAAGAAGAAGTTGCCCCCGCATTAGCAAAAGCCGGTCTAGCGCCACAACCAGTGGTAGCCGAACCGCAGCGCCCGCAACCCGATCAAGTTGCGATTGCTGCGCCTCAAGATGTTGCACCAGTGCAAGCAGCCCCATTGTCTGGTGGTGCAGCTTTGCGTGTTAATGCTGCCGATAAGCGTGTGATTAACGCCAAGACTGACGTTAATCAATTAGTTCCATTTAAATATAAGTGGGCTTGGGAGAAGTATTTGGCCGGTTGCGCAAATCACTGGATGCCGCAAGAGATCAATATGAATCGTGATATCGCGCTTTGGAAAGATCCTAACGGCTTAACTGAAGATGAGCGTCGCATCATCAAGCGTAATCTTGGTTTCTTCACGACAGCAGATTCATTGGCGGCAAATAACATTGTTTTGGGTACTTATCGCCACATTACTGCCCCAGAATGCCGTCAATATCTATTGCGCCAGGCATTTGAGGAGGCAATTCACACCCACGCTTATCAATATATTGTGGAATCACTAGGCTTAGATCAGAGTGAAATCTTTAATGCGTACAACGAGATTGAGTCTATTCGCGCTAAAGATGAGTTCTTAATTCCTTACATCGACGTATTAACCAACCCTAATTTCAAAACTGGAACATTAGAAACTGACCAAACTTTGCTGCGATCACTCATTGTTTTTGCTTGCGTGATGGAAGGTTTGTTCTTTTATGT
The genomic region above belongs to Polynucleobacter sp. AP-Ainpum-60-G11 and contains:
- a CDS encoding ribonucleotide-diphosphate reductase subunit beta, with translation MLNWEEEVAPALAKAGLAPQPVVAEPQRPQPDQVAIAAPQDVAPVQAAPLSGGAALRVNAADKRVINAKTDVNQLVPFKYKWAWEKYLAGCANHWMPQEINMNRDIALWKDPNGLTEDERRIIKRNLGFFTTADSLAANNIVLGTYRHITAPECRQYLLRQAFEEAIHTHAYQYIVESLGLDQSEIFNAYNEIESIRAKDEFLIPYIDVLTNPNFKTGTLETDQTLLRSLIVFACVMEGLFFYVGFTQILAMGRQNKMTGAAEQYQYILRDESMHCNFGIDLINQIKLENPQLWTSAFKDEIKSIFEKAVELEYRYAEDTMPRGVLGLNAPMFKGYLRYICNRRCLQIGLDAMFPNEENPFPWMSEMIDLKKERNFFETRVIEYQTGGALSWE